The Falco biarmicus isolate bFalBia1 chromosome 20, bFalBia1.pri, whole genome shotgun sequence genome window below encodes:
- the TECTA gene encoding alpha-tectorin isoform X2 — MASLYPFWQNDTKTPKVDDGSSPEIKISVPFIFLGAPYRSIYVNNNGVISFNALVSQFTPEAFPLTDGRAFVAPFWADVHNGIRGEIYYRESTDPELLRRASKDIRKHFKDMSSFSAIWIFIVTWEEVTFYGGSSTTPVNTFQAVLITDGVSSFAIFNYHEISWTTGTASGGDPLTGLGGVMAQAGFNGGNVTNFFSIPGSRTPDIVNIEETTNVNVPGRWAFKIDGREIDPANGCSLRGQFLRQGEIFWDNANCTTKCRCLDFNNEIFCQEVACSPFEACELKTKFFQCVPVESSTCVVFGDPHYHTFDGFLFHFQGSCSYLLARQCWPDSQLPYFNVEAKNENRGGSSVSWLRDIFVEVYSHKIVLPKGSFGKAKVDDLVVSLPISLELGAIKVYQSGLSTALETDFGLLVTYDGQHYASISVPGTYINATCGLCGNYNKDPEDDTLRSDGSLAVSVPDLGESWRVPHPERKCSAGCWDNCSLCDTATESLYFTSEYCGFINKSSGPLWECSAVVDPTAFVHSCVYDLCSKRDNGTSLCQAIQAYAAVCQALGISVGEWRTQTGCMTAVQCPELSHYSVCASSCPATCSDLTAPLACTSPCIEGCECNEGHVLSMDRCVPVQKCGCDVDGRYYAIGESFWAVADCTVECQCEDGGEARCFNTTCPEGEVCSIENGYRGCYPKRESLCLVGQNQVLQTFDGVTFPYPLEHSYTLLKTCPERPDFIEVDISQKKPGSAPNGPRVVRIQAVGQEVKIGGTSLSEIKVNGYDVELPYFHPSGRLEIYRSDNGTMMELEGLLAIGYYDSGLLEIHLSTTYFNCTGGLCGFFNGNASDEFCLPKGKCTDNLELFLESWTTFDEICNGECGDLLKACNNDSELLKSYRSRSNCGIINDPTNSSFLECHSVVNVSAYYRTCLFRLCHSGGNLSELCDSVARYASACKNAEVDIGQWRSHSFCPLICPENSHFEECMSCVETCETLATGPVCADTCAEGCQCNEGFALRGTRCVPRSECGCNFEGRQLATNQTFWMDIACHFLCYCNGSDNSVYCENVSCKDDEYCLEENGLYYCHVRTDASCIISGYGHYLTFDGYSFDFQSSCALVLCTTIARPRAERSDTFPAFTVTAKNEDRDTSLALWVKQVEVEVFNYNIVIHRAYKYTVLINDERLYLPLKLGQGKVNIFAFGFHIVVETDFGLKVVYDWKTFLSVTVPRSFQNLTYGLCGRYNGNPEDDLTAAGGVPAASVTEFVQSWAKQDAFCRVGCGDRCPACGKVEGFWKPQQLCSLIPSQSGVFAKCHSKISPSFFYKNCLFDTCVDGGAMQTACSWLQNYASTCQTQGIAITGWRNFTSCSVSCPPNSHYESCVSLCQPRCAAIRLKSDCSHYCMEGCQCDPGYVLNGKSCILPHNCGCYSDGKYYEPKQLFWNGDCTRRCRCFRRNLIQCDPRHCKSDEECALRNGVRGCFSTRSSFCLAAGGGVFRTFDGAFLRFPANCAFVLSTICQKLPDFSFQLIINFDKWSSPNLTVISPVYFYINEEQILITDRNTVKVNGSHVSIPFVTGLSTKIFSQEGFLVIDSSPDIQIRYNGFNVIKIVIGERLQNKVCGLCGNFNGDQTDDYATLRGKPAVSSVVLAQSWKTNGMQKSCNELQYSQYAASCDNVQIQELQSDSYCLKLTDMKGFFQPCYGLLDPLPFYESCFLDGCYNHKKVQLCGSLAAYGEACRTFGILGTEWIEKENCSGVVEDPCVGADCPNRSCELDNGGELCGCIEPPPYGNTTHDIIDAEVTCKAAQMEVSISKCKLFQLGFEREGVRVNDRHCPGIEGEDFISFQINNTKGNCGNVVQSNSTHIVYKNTVWIESANNTGNIITRDRTINVEFSCAYELDIKISLDSVVRPMLSVINLTVPTQEGSFTTKMALYKNSSYKHPYRQGEVVLTTRDVLYVGVFVVGADSNHLILMLNKCYATPSRDSNDKLRYFIIEGGCQNMKDNTIGIEENGVSLTCRFHVTVFKFIGDYDEVHLHCAVSLCDSEKYSCKINCPQHTRMASAFAEEPKEQIISVGPIRRKRSDWCEDNGGCEQICTSQADGPLCSCVTGTLQGDGKSCRGKYCGRHSRGAWGKHDGGLPSPGVNSAGKVAGTCSVSQIGGRQRAGGQRCLVAWHLRAVRPMTADFEELADSCKGGDAIQHGAGQWQGRDHG, encoded by the exons GTAAACACTTTCCAAGCTGTCCTAATCACAGACGGAGTGTCATCTTTTGCCATATTTAACTACCATGAAATCAGCTGGACCACAGGGACAGCCAGCGGAGGGGACCCCCTAACTGGTCTTGGTGGGGTGATGGCCCAG GCTGGCTTCAATGGTGGAAATGTCACCAACTTCTTTAGCATCCCAGGCTCCAGAACTCCTGACATTGTCAATATTGAAGAAACAACCAATGTTAATGTTCCAGGGCGCTGGGCTTTCAAAATAGATGGCAGGGAAATAGATCCAGCCAATGGTTGCAGCCTGAGAG gACAGTTTCTCCGTCAAGGGGAAATCTTCTGGGACAATGCCAACTGCACCACCAAGTGCCGCTGCCTGGATTTCAACAATGAGATCTTCTGCCAGGAGGTGGCTTGCAGCCCCTTTGAAGCGTGCGAGCTGAAGACCAAGTTCTTCCAGTGCGTGCCGGTGGAAAGCAGCACCTGCGTGGTGTTTGGAGATCCACATTACCACACCTTCGATGGCTTCCTCTTTCACTTCCAGGGTTCCTGCTCCTACCTCCTtgccaggcagtgctggccaGACTCCCAGCTGCCCTACTTCAACGTGGAGGCCAAGAATGAAAACCGAGGCGGCTCCTCCGTCTCCTGGCTGAGGGATATTTTTGTGGAGGTCTACTCACACAAGATTGTCCTCCCTAAGGGCAGCTTTGGGAAAGCAAAG GTGGATGACTTGGTGGTGTCCCTACCCATCTCTCTGGAACTGGGCGCAATAAAAGTCTACCAAAGTGGCTTATCTACAGCCCTGGAGACTGACTTTGGCCTGCTGGTGACCTACGATGGACAACACTATGCCTCCATCTCTGTTCCGGGCACGTACATCAATGCCACATGCGGTCTGTGTGGGAATTACAATAAGGACCCCGAGGACGATACCCTCCGCTCAGACGGGAGTTTGGCCGTGTCCGTGCCGGACCTGGGCGAGAGCTGGCGAGTGCCGCACCCTGAGCGAAAAtgctcagctggctgctgggacaACTGCAGCCTCTGCGACACTGCCACCGAGTCTCTCTATTTCACCTCCGAATACTGTGGCTTCATCAACAAGAGCAGTGGGCCGCTGTGGGAGTGCAGTGCCGTTGTGGACCCCACTGCCTTCGTCCACAGCTGCGTCTATGACCTCTGCAGCAAACGGGATAACGGCACCAGCCTGTGCCAAGCCATCCAGGCATACGCCGCAGTGTGCCAGGCCCTGGGCATCTCGGTGGGAGAGTGGCGCACCCAGACGGGATGCA TGACAGCCGTGCAGTGCCCAGAGCTCAGCCACTACTCGGtgtgtgccagcagctgccccgcCACATGTTCGGACCTCACGGCCCCGCTTGCCTGCACATCCCCATGCATCGAGGGCTGCGAGTGCAACGAGGGCCATGTCCTCAGCATGGACCGCTGTGTCCCCGTCCAGAAGTGCGGCTGCGATGTGGATGGCCGGTACTATGCCATCGGGGAGTCTTTCTGGGCAGTAGCAGACTGTACAGTGGAGTGCCAGTGTGAGGATGGCGGGGAGGCCAGGTGCTTTAATACCACCTGTCCCGAAGGAGAGGTCTGCTCCATTGAGAATGGCTACCGGGGCTGCTACCCCAAGCGAGAGAGCCTGTGTTTGGTGGGGCAGAACCAGGTGCTGCAGACATTTGATGGTGTCACCTTCCCCTATCCACTGGAGCACTCCTACACGCTGCTCAAAACCTGTCCAGAGAGACCAGACTTCATCGAGGTGGACATCAGCCAAAAGAAACCCGGATCCGCTCCCAATGGACCACGTGTCGTGCGGATCCAGGCAGTTGGCCAAGAGGTGAAGATTGGAGGCACCAGCCTGTCAGAGATCAAG GTGAATGGTTATGATGTGGAGCTGCCCTATTTCCACCCTTCTGGCCGCCTGGAAATTTACCGTAGTGACAACGGCACCATGATGGAGTTGGAGGGGCTCCTGGCTATCGGCTACTATGACTCAGGCCTCCTAGAGATCCACCTCTCCACCACCTACTTCAACTGCACTGGGGGCCTGTGTGGCTTTTTCAACGGCAACGCCAGCGATGAGTTCTGCTTGCCCAAAGGCAAGTGTACGGACAACCTGGAGCTCTTCCTGGAGAGCTGGACCACGTTTGATGAGATCTGCAATGGGGAGTGCGGGGACCTCCTCAAGGCTTGCAATAATGACTCAGAGCTGCTCAAGTCGTACAGGAGCCGCTCCAACTGCGGCATCATCAACGACCCCACCAACAGCTCCTTCCTGGAGTGCCACAGTGTGGTCAATGTCTCAGCCTACTACAGGACGTGCCTCTTCCGTCTCTGCCATAGTGGGGGCAACTTGTCGGAGCTGTGTGACTCGGTGGCACGCTACGCCAGTGCCTGCAAGAATGCCGAGGTGGACATTGGCCAGTGGAGGAGCCACAGCTTTTGCC CTCTCATCTGCCCAGAGAACAGCCATTTTGAGGAGTGCATGAGCTGCGTGGAGACCTGCGAGACCCTGGCCACCGGCCCTGTCTGCGCCGACACCTGTGCAGAGGGCTGCCAGTGCAATGAGGGCTTTGCTCTCCGTGGCACCCGCTGCGTTCCCCGCAGCGAGTGCGGCTGCAATTTCGAGGGGCGCCAGCTGGCCACCAACCAGACCTTTTGGATGGACATCGCCTGCCACTTCCTCTGCTACTGCAATGGCTCCGACAACAGCGTGTATTGTGAGAATGTCTCCTGCAAGGATGATGAGTACTGCCTGGAGGAGAACGGCCTTTACTACTGTCATGTCCGCACTGATGCCTCCTGCATCATCTCCGGCTATGGGCACTACCTGACTTTTGATGGCTACTCTTTCGACTTCCAGAGCAGCTGCGCATTGGTCCTGTGCACCACGATCGCCCGACCGAGGGCAGAGCGCTCGGACACTTTCCCAGCGTTCACTGTTACAGCCAAGAATGAGGATCGGGACACCTCTCTGGCCCTGTGGGTGAAACAAGTTGAAGTAGAGGTCTTCAATTACAACATTGTCATCCACCGTGCTTACAAATATACTGTGCTG atCAATGATGAGCGTCTCTACCTGCCCCTGAAGCTGGGCCAGGGCAAAGTGAACATCTTTGCCTTTGGCTTTCACATTGTGGTTGAGACCGACTTTGGGCTGAAGGTGGTGTACGATTGGAAGACCTTCCTCTCTGTCACCGTCCCACGCAGTTTCCAGAACCTGACCTACGGCCTCTGTGGCCGCTACAATGGCAACCCTGAGGATGATCTGACAGCAGCAGGCGGTGTGCCAGCTGCCAGCGTCACTGAATTTGTCCAGAGCTGGGCGAAGCAGGATGCATTCTGCcgtgtgggctgtggtgaccgtTGCCCTGCTTGCGGGAAGGTGGAAGGCTTTTGGAAACcccaacagctctgcagcctcaTCCCAAGCCAAAGCGGCGTCTTTGCTAAATGCCACAGCAAGATCAGCCCCAGCTTCTTCTACAAGAACTGCCTCTTTGACACCTGTGTTGATGGGGGAGCCATGCAAACAGCCTGCAGCTGGTTGCAGAATTACGCCAGCACATGCCAGACACAAGGCATTGCCATTACCGGCTGGAGGAACTTCACCTCATGCT CCGTCAGCTGTCCCCCCAACAGCCACTATGAGAGCTGCGTGTCCCTGTGCCAGCCCCGATGTGCTGCCATCCGGCTGAAGAGTGACTGCAGCCACTACTGCATGGAGGGATGCCAGTGTGACCCTGGGTATGTCCTCAACGGCAAGAGCTGCATCCTTCCCCACAACTGCGGCTGCTATTCCGATGGCAAATACTACGAG CCCAAGCAGCTCTTCTGGAATGGGGACTGCACCCGCCGGTGCCGCTGCTTCCGGCGCAACCTCATCCAGTGTGACCCACGGCACTGCAAGTCGGACGAGGAGTGCGCCCTGCGCAACGGCGTCCGTGGCTGCTTCAGCACCAGGAGCTCCTTCTGCCTGGCAGCAGGCGGCGGCGTCTTCCGCACCTTCGACGGGGCCTTCCTCCGCTTCCCTGCCAACTGTGCCTTCGTCCTCTCCACCATCTGCCAGAAGCTGCCTGACTTCTCCTTCCAGCTCATCATAAATTTTGACAAGTGGTCGTCGCCCAATCTCACTGTCATCTCCCCCGTGTACTTCTACATCAACGAGGAGCAGATTCTCATCACTGACAGGAATACTGTCAAG GTGAACGGCAGCCACGTGAGCATCCCCTTTGTCACGGGGCTTTCCACAAAGATCTTCAGCCAGGAGGGTTTCCTGGTCATTGACTCCAGCCCCGACATCCAGATCCGCTACAATGGCTTCAATGTCATCAAAATTGTCATTGGGGAGCGGCTGCAAAACAAGGTGTGCGGCCTCTGCGGCAACTTCAATGGCGACCAGACAGATGACTATGCAACGCTGCGGGGGAAGCCGGCGGTCAGCAGTGTGGTGCTGGCGCAGAGCTGGAAGACCAACGGCATGCAGAAGAG CTGCAACGAGCTGCAGTACTCGCAGTACGCCGCTTCCTGCGACAACGTCCAgatccaggagctgcagagcgACAGCTACTGCCTGAAGCTGACAGACATGAAAGGCTTCTTCCAGCCCTGCTACGGCCTCCTGGACCCCCTGCCCTTTTACGAGTCCTGCTTTCTGGATGGCTGCTACAATCACAAGAAGGTCCAGCTGTGTGGCTCACTGGCTGCCTATGGCGAGGCCTGCCGCACCTTCGGCATCCTGGGCACTGAGTGGATCGAGAAGGAGAATTGCT CAGGAGTGGTGGAAGATCCCTGTGTGGGCGCTGACTGCCCCAACCGCAGCTGCGAGCTGGACAACGGCGGGGAGCTGTGTGGGTGCATCGAGCCACCACCCTATGGGAACA CCACCCATGACATCATTGATGCAGAGGTGACCTGCAAAGCTGCCCAAATGGAGGTGTCCATTTCCAAGTGCAagctgttccagctgggctttgaGCGCGAGGGGGTGCGGGTCAATGACCGCCACTGCCCCGGCATCGAAGGGGAGGACTTCATCTCTTTCCAGATCAACAACACCAAAGGCAACTGTGGCAATGTGGTGCAG TCGAACAGCACACACATAGTGTACAAGAACACGGTGTGGATTGAGAGTGCAAACAACACAGGCAACATCATCACCCGGGACCGGACCATCAACGTGGAGTTTTCCTGTGCCTACGAGCTGGACATCAAGATCTCCCTGGATTCAGTTGTGCGGCCAATGCTCAG CGTGATTAACCTGACGGTGCCGACGCAGGAAGGGAGCTTCACAACCAAGATGGCCCTGTACAAGAACTCATCCTACAAGCACCCTTACCGGCAGGGCGAGGTGGTGCTCACCACCCGAGATGTGCTCTACGTGGGGGTCTTTGTGGTCGGGGCTGATTCCAACCACTTGATCCTGATGCTGAACAAGTGCTATGCGACACCCTCACGGGACAGCAACGACAAGCTGCGCTACTTCATCATCGAGGGAGG GTGCCAAAACATGAAGGACAACACCATCGGCATAGAGGAGAACGGGGTGTCATTGACATGTCGTTTCCACGTCACCGTCTTCAAGTTCATCGGGGATTATGATGAAGTTCACCTCCACTGCGCCGTCTCGCTCTGCGATTCAGAGAAATACTCCTGCAAAATA AACTGCCCTCAGCACACGAGGATGGCCAGCGCGTTTGCTGAGGAGCCCAAGGAGCAGATCATCTCAGTGGGGCCTATTAGGAGGAAGC GATCGGACTGGTGCGAGGACAACGGTGGCTGTGAGCAGATCTGCACAAGCCAGGCAGATGGACCCCTGTGCAGCTGCGTGACGGGGACACTGCAAGGGGATGGCAAGAGCTGCAGGGGCAAGTACTGCGGGCGGCACAGCAGAGGAGCCTGGGGCAAGCATGACGGGGGGCTTCCGAGTCCAGGGGTGAACAGTGCAGGGAAGGTGGCTGGAACATGCAGTGTGTCACAGATaggagggaggcagagagcaggggGACAGAGGTGCCTGGTGGCATGGCACCTGAGGGCCGTGAGGCCAATGACGGCAGACTTTGAAGAGCTGGCAGACAGTTGCAAGGGTGGTGATGCCATACAGCATGGTGCAGGGCAGTGGCAGGGTAGAGACCATGGATAG